In Paludibaculum fermentans, the genomic stretch TGGAAAGCTTCCGAACGGCGCAGGATTTTCTTGTGAGTGATCCGCGCGGCCTGGGGTGCCTGATTCTGGATGTGCGGCTGCCCGGTGCGAGCGGCCTGGAACTTCAGCGGCAGCTCATTGAGAGGAACCGCGAGATTCCAATTATCTTCATCACGGGGCACGGAGATATTCCCATGTCGGTGAAGGCGATCAAAGCGGGCGCGGTGGAGTTTCTCACCAAGCCCTTCCGCGATCAGGATCTGCTGGATGCGGTTCAGCAAGCCATTGATCGCGATCTGGAGAGGCGGAGCCGGGAACAGGAGATGTCGGACCTGCGGGAGCGGCATGCCTCGTTGACGCCTCGGGAGCTCGAGGTGATGAGGTTCGTGGTTCGCGGGCTCATCAACAAGCAGATTGCCTCCGAAATGGGTGTGACGGAGTCGACTGTGAAGATGCATCGGGGGCAGTTGATGCTGAAGATGAAGGCGGAATCGCTGGCGGACCTGATTCGGGCGGCGGAGAGGTTCAGCCAGGCGGAAGAGGGGTGAGGGGGGCTGTTTTGAGGACGCGGGCGTAGCCCATCGCTTACGCTCCGGGACAGGGGAGGGGCGGGCAGGCTACGGGGCGGGTCCTTGTGGTTGACCATGGGTTCGACCGCGGACCAGGGGGTCCGCCTAACTGTACGGGTGCCGGGGTAGAGGAGCGTGGTTCGAACTTTGGGGATTGCTGGGGTTTTGGGGCCTCCGGGGAAGTGGTTTGGGTGTCCGTGGCCCGATCCTTTCCAGTCGCGATTCGCAGCAGGGTGGGGACCCCTACCTGACGGGTCGGGGTTCGGAGAGTGATCGGTCCCCGGCGGTGGTGCTGCGTTGAGACTTCCTCTGGTTTGGCGGGGCTTTGGGCCATTGGGCCGGAGTCCTTGGCGGGACTTCCGCCTCGAACCGCTGTGGACGGAGGCCCCGCCTGCATCGACCACTCCGAACGATTACGCCACGGCG encodes the following:
- a CDS encoding response regulator transcription factor codes for the protein MNPEEATVYVVDDDVSVREAIRNLLRSVGLKVESFRTAQDFLVSDPRGLGCLILDVRLPGASGLELQRQLIERNREIPIIFITGHGDIPMSVKAIKAGAVEFLTKPFRDQDLLDAVQQAIDRDLERRSREQEMSDLRERHASLTPRELEVMRFVVRGLINKQIASEMGVTESTVKMHRGQLMLKMKAESLADLIRAAERFSQAEEG